The Aphis gossypii isolate Hap1 chromosome 3, ASM2018417v2, whole genome shotgun sequence genome includes a region encoding these proteins:
- the LOC114120719 gene encoding uncharacterized protein LOC114120719 has protein sequence MIRELVPIIGHRAKLKTNIDQWRIIIQGMTGSSEINFETELNQNLSEDHTNLQTTQTSTTLPVENHILINQDNLAVVEGVVQQSEKTSKEVSSTLQSSTNDVHNLLKSTNEGKSLLASFGQSGLLDSIGRRRLCNLIINKELKDDAQKRILSTRLQDLAYQITSVFHQERTPTYFIPYISYGPGLKRSAKGKLLDCLNNRRREYRKSGLIQSSRRSSTSSSSSSSSFSLSKGLQHSVEEEDKELHSSVEEGLKWLQNSSDPWEIVEKNWDLTTNVRLKKLMSKNGQSIANYMLEYPALKKPSGYLLILKDFQVTYPGKENKLYQNLIIYKNNIFELLRAKVNKSREESVNNILNEYIKLYLEEDEEISNIITLLSLSFLISVSSTRNKKSKIWRPSKIEVRDGFITHVRSDSEVQETITRRRNKLIQFGQTLQPFVIIVGHSLKDISSYLVVVDNTFYRLNSIIASVDCCFKIILTLNAEYPVESAGVWYFIQKGLYNLKTPWDKNYTAVNAFMSDVGIRHIEDE, from the exons ATGATAAGGGAGCTAGTACCAATTATTGGTCATCGAGCTAAATTGAAAACTAATATTGATCAATGGAGAATAATTATACAAGGAATGACAGGATCCTCGGAAATAAAT TTTGAAACAGagctaaatcaaaatttgagtGAAGATCACACCAACTTACAG actACACAAACTTCAACTACTTTGCCAgttgaaaatcatattttaataaatcaggACAATTTGGCAGTAGTCGAAGGAGTAGTGCAACAAAGTGAAAAAACTTCTAAAGAAGTATCAAGTACACTGCAGTCATCAacaaat gatGTACACAACCTGCTGAAAAGTACAAATGAAGGCAAGTCATTATTAGCTAGTTTTGGACAAAGTGGACTACTAGATAGTATAGGTCGTAGACGTCTCTgtaatcttattataaataaagaactTAAAGATGATGCACAGAAGCGTATTTTGTCTACAAGACTTCAAGACCTGGCATATCAAATAACTTCAGTTTTTCACCAAGAACGTACACCTACCTACTTCATTCCTTATATTTCATACGGTCCTGGACTGAAAAGATCAGCCAAAGGAAAACTACTAGACTGTCTAAACAACAGGAGAAGAGAATATCGAAAATCTGGGTTAATACAATCATCAAGAAGAAGTTCGACATCCTCTTCTTCTTCTAGTAGTTCTTTTTCTTTGTCAAAAGGACTCCAACACTCTGTTGAGGAAGAAGATAAGGAATTACATTCATCTGTAGAGGAAGGGTTGAAATGGTTACAAAATTCTAGTGACCCATGGGAAATAGTGGAAAAGAATTGGGATTTAACCACTAATGTACGTTTAAAGAAGCTTATGTCAAAAAATGGACAGTCGATTGCAAATTATATGTTAGAATATCCAGCTCTTAAGAAACCATCAGGCTATCTACTT attttaaaagatttcCAAGTGACTTATCCAggcaaagaaaataaattgtaccaaAACctgattatttacaaaaataatatttttgagttgcTTAGAGCTAAAGTGAATAAATCAAGAGAAGAAtctgtgaataatattttgaatgaatatattaaattatatcttgaAG AGGACGAGGAAATCTCTAATATTATCACACTTTTAAGTCTCTCATTCCTCATAAGTGTTTCTAGCACAAGAAAcaagaaatcaaaaatttggAGACCTTCAAAAATTGAAGTAAGGGATGGTTTTATAACTCACGTACGAAGTGATTCTGAAGTTCAAGAAACTATCACAAGAAGGagaaacaaattaattcaatttggcCAAACATTACAACCTTTTGTTATCATAGTTGGTCACAGTTTAAAAGACATTTCATCTTATTTGGTAGTAGTggataacacattttatagacTAAACTCTATAATAGCATCTGTAGATTGTtgcttcaaaataattttaactctaAACGCTGAGTATCCTGTTGAATCAGCAGGAGTttggtattttattcaaaaaggtctatacaatttaaaaacaccatGGGACAAAAATTACACAGCTGTGAACGCTTTTATGTCAGATGTTGGTATTCGTCACATTGaagatgaataa